A region of Fimbriimonadaceae bacterium DNA encodes the following proteins:
- the miaA gene encoding tRNA dimethylallyltransferase: MSPRLVAVLGPTGSGKTEFAEALADRTGAVLVNADAFQVYCGLDIGTSKPADRARYELLDILEPWQSFGVGEYVRLAAAAISKHVAEGRNVIVVGGTGLYVRALFEQWSDLAEAPSDELRAQLMQLESEQGLQALVDELHRLDPTAADKVDRRNPVRVRRALERLVVKDRIRFKLPDVPRVKFGLSIPQEVLDTRLAERLDHMLNMGWIDEVIALRAKGIGKSAPAMRAIGYSYILRFLNNELSRTEVRERILMDTRRYAKRQRTWMRTEPNLIPIEMMEGLQASLDLAMARLAE, translated from the coding sequence ATGAGCCCGCGATTGGTTGCCGTTTTAGGCCCAACCGGGAGCGGAAAGACGGAATTCGCCGAGGCCCTTGCCGACCGAACAGGGGCCGTGCTCGTAAACGCCGACGCCTTTCAAGTCTATTGCGGGCTTGACATTGGAACGAGCAAACCCGCCGATCGAGCCCGATATGAGCTGCTCGATATCCTCGAGCCGTGGCAGTCGTTCGGGGTAGGGGAATATGTGCGGCTCGCTGCCGCAGCAATCTCCAAACACGTTGCCGAGGGTCGCAATGTTATTGTGGTGGGAGGCACTGGGCTCTACGTTCGGGCATTGTTCGAGCAGTGGAGCGACCTTGCCGAAGCGCCGAGCGATGAGCTTCGAGCTCAACTCATGCAGCTTGAGTCTGAACAGGGACTGCAGGCGCTTGTCGACGAGCTACACCGACTTGATCCGACAGCTGCCGACAAGGTCGATCGCCGCAACCCAGTCAGGGTTCGAAGGGCCTTGGAGCGACTGGTTGTCAAGGACCGAATCCGGTTCAAACTTCCTGACGTACCGCGCGTCAAGTTCGGCCTCTCTATTCCTCAGGAGGTCCTGGATACCAGGCTTGCCGAGCGACTGGACCACATGCTGAATATGGGCTGGATTGACGAAGTAATCGCATTACGCGCCAAAGGAATCGGCAAGAGTGCACCGGCAATGCGCGCAATAGGGTATTCCTACATCCTTCGATTTCTTAACAACGAGTTATCGAGGACAGAGGTGCGAGAGCGGATCCTTATGGATACTCGGCGGTACGCAAAGCGTCAGCGAACGTGGATGCGAACCGAGCCCAATTTGATCCCGATCGAGATGATGGAGGGTTTGCAGGCGTCGCTTGATCTCGCAATGGCGAGGTTGGCGGAGTAG
- the apt gene encoding Adenine phosphoribosyltransferase, with the protein MAELLAAKLIRDVKDFPKPGILFKDIHPVLQNPAALQQVIDLLCEDAKEKGAEIVVGIESRGFVFGVPVALQLGVPFSMARKLGKLPYDRISEEYALEYGTNTVEMHTDAVSPGHRAYVVDDLLATGGTAAATARLIERLHGRVCGFGFLVELLFLEGRKNLRGYELHALLEY; encoded by the coding sequence ATGGCCGAGCTCTTGGCAGCCAAGCTGATTCGCGATGTCAAGGATTTTCCTAAGCCAGGAATCCTGTTTAAGGACATCCATCCGGTTCTACAAAATCCTGCTGCGCTTCAGCAGGTTATCGACCTGCTGTGCGAGGATGCGAAGGAAAAGGGCGCCGAAATCGTGGTCGGCATCGAAAGCCGCGGATTTGTCTTTGGAGTGCCGGTTGCTCTGCAACTGGGCGTGCCCTTTTCGATGGCGAGAAAGCTCGGCAAGCTGCCTTACGACCGGATTTCCGAAGAATATGCCTTGGAATACGGGACAAACACGGTCGAGATGCACACCGATGCCGTATCGCCAGGCCACCGTGCCTACGTCGTCGATGACCTGCTCGCCACGGGTGGAACGGCAGCGGCAACAGCCCGATTGATCGAGCGTTTGCACGGCCGAGTGTGCGGGTTCGGTTTTTTGGTCGAGCTCTTGTTCCTGGAAGGCCGCAAGAACCTGCGCGGGTATGAGCTTCACGCTCTGCTGGAGTATTGA
- the nqrF gene encoding Na(+)-translocating NADH-quinone reductase subunit F has product MAGHRICVEGFEPFQAEAGSKLAYVIEQAGVDISHRCGGNARCTTCRVQFMTEEPPMAEKERDCLEEDGVLGQFRLSCQIRVDRDMDVKVLMRASEQGWDPGIELEP; this is encoded by the coding sequence ATGGCAGGCCATCGTATTTGCGTTGAAGGCTTCGAACCCTTTCAGGCGGAAGCAGGTTCCAAGCTGGCTTACGTTATTGAGCAAGCCGGAGTGGATATCAGCCACCGCTGCGGCGGGAACGCGCGGTGCACGACATGCCGTGTCCAGTTTATGACCGAGGAGCCGCCGATGGCCGAGAAGGAACGAGATTGCTTGGAAGAGGATGGCGTCCTCGGGCAGTTTCGACTTAGCTGTCAGATTCGGGTGGATCGTGATATGGACGTCAAGGTCTTAATGCGGGCGAGCGAACAGGGCTGGGACCCGGGAATCGAACTTGAGCCCTAA
- the frdB_1 gene encoding Fumarate reductase iron-sulfur subunit — MAKVIRINVLRQDNQSSNPYWESYELPYRERFNVISALMEIRKDPVTIEGKTVSPPTWDAACLEEVCGSCTMYVNGAIRQACTALVDDVGHRDGDRIEISLEPMKKYPVVRDLMVDRSSMFENLIKVRGWVPIDGSYDLGMAAPQDDHVRQIRYALSRCMTCGCCMEACPQVNPQSEFVGPAAVGQALLFNLHPVGKTLESERLDYMTSPEGITGCGNAQNCVKVCPKGVPLTRAIAQINRDTTIYKIKKWMGLAG; from the coding sequence ATGGCCAAGGTTATTCGAATCAACGTCCTTCGCCAAGACAATCAGTCCTCAAACCCCTATTGGGAGTCTTACGAGCTACCGTACCGCGAGCGATTTAACGTGATCTCCGCATTGATGGAGATTCGGAAGGATCCGGTCACCATCGAGGGCAAGACGGTCAGCCCTCCCACATGGGACGCCGCGTGCCTGGAGGAGGTATGCGGCTCGTGCACGATGTACGTCAATGGCGCGATCCGGCAAGCATGCACCGCGCTCGTCGACGATGTCGGACATCGCGACGGCGATCGGATCGAAATATCGCTGGAACCGATGAAGAAATATCCGGTCGTCAGGGACCTGATGGTCGATCGGTCTTCCATGTTCGAGAATCTGATCAAGGTCCGGGGATGGGTGCCGATCGATGGATCCTACGATCTCGGTATGGCCGCACCGCAAGACGACCATGTCCGCCAGATCCGCTACGCCCTGTCCCGGTGCATGACATGCGGGTGCTGCATGGAAGCCTGCCCTCAAGTCAATCCACAGAGCGAATTCGTCGGCCCAGCCGCTGTGGGTCAGGCACTGCTCTTCAACCTGCATCCGGTCGGCAAAACGCTGGAGTCGGAGCGGCTCGACTATATGACTTCGCCGGAGGGTATCACCGGGTGCGGCAACGCCCAGAACTGCGTGAAGGTCTGCCCGAAAGGTGTGCCCCTCACACGCGCCATCGCCCAGATCAACCGCGACACCACGATCTACAAGATCAAGAAGTGGATGGGCCTGGCTGGTTAG
- the pheA gene encoding P-protein: MEDSPRRIEDVREEIDQIDQDLVRLLNERAKRAIEIGHLKGKDQKPFFTPERERQIFEKLRDGNPGPLNGNQLHAIYREIISAARAAEKPLVVAFWGPEGTFSHMAALQTFGSSTTFFPCESIQDVFMAVEHGHADYGLSPIENSTAGVVPETLDMFPQTNVKICAETYVPIHHHLCSTLTDMDAIKRVYAGPQPASQCRRWLRMTLPAAEIVEVVPTAKAAYRALEDKDSAAIANALGATTVGLPILVEHIEDNPQNKTRFIVLGYNEPAKTGNDKTSLMFNLRNRPGELYRALRCFDEENVNLSMIESRPAQRATFEYIFYCDCDGHRTDEKMQRAIANLRNYALESTILGSYVKADPLAG; this comes from the coding sequence ATGGAAGACTCGCCGAGAAGAATCGAAGACGTCAGGGAAGAAATCGACCAGATAGACCAAGACCTGGTTCGCCTGCTGAATGAGCGCGCGAAGCGGGCCATCGAGATCGGGCATCTGAAGGGCAAAGACCAGAAACCGTTCTTCACACCGGAGCGTGAGCGGCAGATTTTTGAAAAGCTCCGTGATGGAAACCCCGGACCACTCAATGGGAACCAGCTGCACGCGATTTACCGCGAGATTATCAGCGCGGCACGGGCGGCGGAGAAACCCCTGGTTGTGGCGTTTTGGGGCCCGGAAGGGACGTTTAGCCATATGGCGGCTCTCCAGACCTTTGGTTCGAGCACCACATTCTTCCCGTGCGAGTCCATCCAGGACGTGTTCATGGCGGTCGAGCATGGCCACGCGGACTACGGTTTGTCGCCGATCGAAAACTCGACCGCCGGCGTGGTACCGGAGACCCTCGACATGTTTCCCCAGACCAACGTCAAGATCTGCGCGGAGACTTACGTGCCGATCCACCACCATTTGTGCTCCACCCTCACGGATATGGATGCCATCAAGCGGGTGTACGCCGGCCCACAACCTGCTTCGCAATGCCGTCGATGGCTTCGCATGACGCTTCCGGCAGCCGAGATTGTGGAAGTCGTTCCGACGGCGAAAGCCGCCTACCGCGCTTTGGAAGACAAGGATTCAGCGGCAATCGCGAATGCGCTTGGAGCTACCACGGTCGGCCTGCCGATCTTGGTCGAGCACATCGAGGACAATCCCCAAAACAAGACCCGGTTCATCGTGCTGGGCTACAACGAACCGGCCAAGACAGGAAACGACAAGACCAGCCTCATGTTCAATCTGCGCAACCGTCCCGGAGAGCTGTATCGCGCGCTGAGATGCTTTGACGAGGAGAACGTCAACCTGAGCATGATCGAGTCGCGACCGGCCCAACGTGCCACGTTCGAATACATCTTCTATTGCGACTGCGACGGACACCGGACCGACGAGAAGATGCAGCGGGCGATCGCCAACCTCAGAAACTACGCCCTGGAATCCACGATTCTTGGCAGCTATGTGAAGGCTGATCCGCTGGCGGGGTAG
- the cdaA gene encoding Cyclic di-AMP synthase CdaA — MSIAFFRPFQEFRNFSPENLRDIIDVLLVSYLIYRLFIVIRGKRAWRVVGGIIIFVIALILSDVFGFRTLHWLLERATVLGPVALVLLLLPELRQALEGFARLGLWPDRIPGASPPTGAKTIEEVVSAVSELMAARLGAIIVFERGAPMDEVAGNGVPLDAEVSSPLLLSIFYEGNPLHDGAVVIRQDRLVAAACRLPLSESHRLDNTHHMRHRAAVGISEVADCLAVVVSEERGVVSVARDGHLEKLGSALELREILSRELRSPVRERRFDRRRREKLEVRQ; from the coding sequence TTGAGCATCGCATTCTTCCGGCCTTTCCAGGAATTTAGGAACTTCTCGCCCGAGAATTTGCGCGACATCATCGACGTCCTTCTTGTCAGCTACCTCATCTATCGACTCTTCATCGTCATTCGCGGAAAGCGCGCATGGCGGGTCGTCGGCGGCATCATCATTTTTGTGATCGCCCTGATCCTCAGCGACGTCTTTGGATTCCGGACGTTGCACTGGCTCCTGGAACGAGCCACCGTCCTCGGACCAGTCGCATTGGTGCTGCTGCTCCTCCCCGAATTGCGGCAAGCCCTTGAAGGCTTTGCCCGTCTTGGCCTGTGGCCCGACCGCATCCCTGGGGCAAGTCCACCAACCGGCGCAAAGACCATCGAAGAGGTCGTTTCCGCAGTTTCCGAGCTCATGGCAGCCCGGTTGGGGGCGATTATCGTGTTCGAGCGGGGCGCCCCCATGGATGAGGTCGCCGGCAACGGGGTGCCGCTGGATGCCGAAGTTTCATCTCCCCTTCTCCTCTCCATCTTTTACGAAGGCAATCCGCTCCACGACGGAGCCGTCGTTATTCGGCAGGATCGGCTGGTAGCTGCCGCTTGCCGCCTGCCATTGAGCGAGAGCCATCGCTTGGACAACACCCACCACATGCGCCACCGTGCGGCCGTGGGCATTTCTGAAGTCGCCGATTGCCTGGCGGTGGTAGTAAGCGAAGAAAGAGGCGTCGTTAGCGTCGCTCGGGACGGCCACCTCGAGAAGCTCGGCTCTGCCCTTGAGCTTCGCGAAATTCTGAGCCGAGAGCTCCGAAGCCCCGTCCGAGAACGTCGATTCGACCGGCGGCGGCGCGAAAAACTTGAGGTCCGCCAATGA